A genome region from Natronobeatus ordinarius includes the following:
- a CDS encoding helix-turn-helix domain-containing protein translates to MTKRTTRPSVSVPDDLQSARAKLVYLYLAVAGTATADDVRDALALEKGTVLSITGALRERGYVRREDGGYRVA, encoded by the coding sequence ATGACGAAACGGACGACGCGACCGTCGGTATCGGTTCCAGATGATCTCCAGTCGGCTCGAGCGAAACTCGTCTACCTGTATCTCGCGGTCGCGGGCACGGCCACGGCCGACGACGTCCGCGACGCACTCGCGCTCGAGAAGGGAACGGTGCTCTCGATCACAGGGGCGCTCCGTGAGCGAGGGTACGTCCGCCGGGAGGACGGCGGGTACAGGGTCGCCTGA